GCATCTCTCATTTCATTTGGCCTATTAGACTATTGTTTCAAGTATTTTGCTCTATGCATCCAAAAGGGAGCgcagttaatatacagtagaatTTAACAgacagttaatatacagtagaatTTAACAGACAGTTAATATTTTGCTTTGAAGTGCGTAGGCTACCACAGTAGGTTTTTTTTCTTTTCGAGTAGACATACTAGACAATGTATAAAAATTTGCGGCCAGTGCAGTATATTTAGGATTGGGAAAAAGTTCACGCAAAACATCACCGATTTCAAATGATCCGTTTACAGTTCCACAGCAATTTCCAATAGTTTTTCCTCTTTCAGAAACTGTCAGATACAGCAAATGTTACtgtaaaaatgtaaaacattCTACCAACACCTCCAGAGACATTTGAGCAAGTTGGCCATTGCTATTTCCTTTAGAAACTAACTTGGCctaattccagtcattccaaagTATACAGTAAATTAGGGCATTACTGTCACTATAAAAGGTGGAGTTTTAATGCTCATTCATGCGTGCATAGTTTCAGCACCGGCCTGATTTTTAATGGGCAACATGTGTATGCATGTTATGTGCAAAGTTTATAAATCTCAATATTTGTGTGCAGTCTTTTTAGAAATGGCACAGGCAGATATTTAGTGTGAAATGTACACAACGGTTATACATAAGACCCCAAATGACCAAtattataattttaaaaaaactCACATATTTCATATAAGCGGGTTAACTGGATTGGTAGCTTTAGCCAACTTTCCATTGGCTTGTTGCTGTGTACCAAAACAGTTGCCTAAGCAACACTGTAAAGGGGTTGCCATGAATTTGGCATTATCTTACAGGCAGCTGCTGGTGAGTAAAATGCTCTAATATAAATATGGTATCAAAGCAAGTACTGGGCAATGACACACAGTACAATACCGTAAAATTTAACAATGAAAAAACGCAGTGGgactggctttgaggtccagagttgagtttgagggatcTTTAAAGTATATTTTAAATGCATTCTTTGGGATATTTACCTGGTACCAAAACAGGTCAAACACTGTAAAGGGGTTACATTTGGCAGTAGTTTACAGGCAGCTCGTAGCAAGTCAAATTATGCATTTCaaattacagtacacctactgtaatataaatacagtatcacAGTACAAGTACATCATAAAATTGGCTGTATTATATTGTAGAAAAATGTAATGCCTCTGTAATCAGAATAAATtatgaatggatgaatgaattAAAGAGGGGAGGGGTTTGTATTTTACTATAATTACAAGGGATTGGTGCAAGCAGGCTGGCTGCTTGATAAAGTGTTTACACATTACAGAATATTTTGTGTTTTATATCACTTGACCTTCTAGGGGCCTTAAAGGCTTCCAAACTGGCAGTAACTAAAAGGCAAAACACAGCAAAAAGCTGAACAATTTAAGGTTTAATACTTACTGCCACTCTAATCTGTCATCTATACATTTTCAATAGAGGGAGCATTATCACATGTGAGCTAAATTGGTACAGCATTCTCACTCCCGGGTGCAACAATTATAGCCTCTTAAAAGGCACACCTCAAAATACGTTAATGAGccagaaacaacaataccatgcacccACTAGTGGTCAAAAGGTCCAAAGATACAGTACGTTCACTCCGTGAAAAATCACTCTGTGAAATTACACATCCATTTGCTAACATAATGCTCTCCCATTAGAAaatgacccctcctctctctctctctggcagccAGTGGAGTTTTCCCCATAACCTTTGTATGCCTGCACAATCAGCTTTCAGTCAATGTACTAAAACCATGCATGGATCCACCTTTATGTGAACAAACTTAAAAAGGCAAATCCCCTAAGTCTCTCACACTCACAACCTTGTTTTCATATGGCTTTAGTGTTGTTGTGAAACCAGACTATAATCAGTATTAATGGCTCTCTGTCTACATGCCATTCATTCACTGTGATTATCATCTATAAATAATAGATGAGTTATGACCAACTCTACCTGTTACATAATCAGGGATAACACAGCGCTAAGTAATCTGATAGATTagatgacacacacaccttcatgtcATCAGGGAATAACACCTTGCGAGCCTTCTTGAACATGGGCTGTGGTTTGAGCTCCTCGGGGGCAAACTTGCATTTGCGGGGGTCGAACATCTCCTGTCCCGGTACACTGGACAGGGCCAGGTCAGCAGGGTCGGGCTCATAACTCATCGGCACCTGGATGGACTCTGGGTCGATGGGGCTGGGAGTGTTTCTGGATGGCAGGGctagagaaggggaggaagacaACAGGATGTTAGAGACATGGAAATAGGCTAGAGAAATGTATTTGATAGAATGATAGAAATTGCCTCTGCATACTTTTTGGGTTGGTGTGTCGGTTGAAAGTAATGCATTCATGACATTCATGAAAAGTGACAAATTGAAAGTAATGCATTTTTATTCCCAGCACCACAAACAATTGCACTGTTATTATAATGTATCCAGTAGTAGTGGCAAACAGTGGCCACCATGGGGCACAAGACACAAAGCTAACACTCACAACCTACACCAAAATGTGTCATTGTGTGAAACATACCAGTGTGAGTACCTCATTCCCCCTCCAATTCCCATCCAAAAATCAACTCTGAACCAACTACTGGACAGAAGCACATTGGTTCTAAAATGGGTATGTGGACAGGGCTCATATTATAAATCTCTATCCACTTGTCTCTTGTCTCATTATGCATGTATGTATCTATTTGCATTGAGTGGAGACTGGAGGCCAGCTGGtgtgagatggaagagagagaaagatagtgcCAGAGGCCCTGCTCCTTTTCAAATGACATCTGAACCTCAttctcaaatcaaagtttattggtcaagtgcacaggatacagaaaaGCCCTACAGATCTGAACCTGATGTGACGACTAGGCCCTTCTCTAACTGAGCTGAGGTATAATAGTTGTATAGAAAACCTGTGTTTTTTATTTGCACTTGTATTCAAATTCAGATTCACATTTAATTTATAATCACACTAACAAGTGTCCAGGAGGTGTACTTGTACTTCAAGCTGCCTcgcgctacagaaacaggagacagccTCCTGCCTCTATGGGTTGTTCTGGCTCGGACAGGGCTTACTTGGTCAAGACTTTCTTATCTACTTAACTAACCGCTACCTCAGGCTCAACTGCTACCAGAGAGAGAGTCGGCTGGTGGACGAGATTAATCACACTGATTCGGTCTGAGATTTACAGTATCGATAGATCTATACCTAGCTCAGCTACACAGGGATGTACAGAGACAGATTTGACCTCCAGTGCAGATAAAGATTTCACTTCAATCAAGAGAAGACAACATATGCTTCTTAGAAGTGAGTAAAGCACCTGCTAATCAGAAGTGCCTGAGGCGAGTGACTAAGGAACAGAACATTACACTAATTAGCTAAAGGGATGCACTGAAAGAGATTTGACCTCCAGGTGAAGATTTCACTTCAATCAAGAGAAGGCAATCTGCTTCTCAGAAGTGTcttaggctgtgtttacacacgTAGCCTAATTCAGATCTTTTATTTGCATACctgatatatataaaaaaaatggaatCAGATTTTAAATATTTTCAAATACCCCAACATTTTAAGGAATTGTTTACACAACCACCCTAAGAACCCAATTCAGATTTTTATTCatatcaaatatttttttctgaCTGTCAACATTCAGTTTTACATGTGACCAATATCAGATTTGCACATTCACACTGATCTAGCCTCTGAAGTAGCACACAGATGCAATGCTCATTTCCTGTCACTGTTCTAGGGTGGTTGTCATGGTAATGAACGGTAATGTGCAAAACAAACACTCCAGAGTAAAGAAATCTAACCTGAGCATCCAGACTGAAATCAGGACAGAGCCAcatgggctgcctgtgtaaacgcagcctaatTCGGatctttttttcactaattggtcagATCAGGTCAGGTCTTTAcccaataattgggcaaaatatcaaaagtgggctgcctgtgtaaacacagccatatAGATGTGGGTTAACAACTGCCTCTCTGAAGAGAAGTAGTTCAAATGAGTGACTTACAAACAGAACATTGCACAAATTAATCAAGTTAATTAAGCCTTGTTCAAactgcaggccttaatgctcaaatcagttTTGGAATAAGTGACCAAATCGgatctgtgtgtgttcagacagcagtcatttgctgacatggctacaCTCTTTGTCATAGTAATATCGGGTGTGAGCGCAGAggtgtaggctgattggtggtggtgctgAAGGTGACAACAATGTCtgctttgaatgttcaaaatcatagtGTAAGAACACTTTTAAAGCCTTGAAGGATAAGATAATCCAACTTTTAAAACAAGTCATTtttggctagccacagcagtctaTCTAAGTGGCTGTTGAGCTTTCTAGCACATTCActcatttgtttgtaaacaattaacacgctagttagctaccacatgttcttgtcaaactgtCAGAGTAGCTAACAAGCAACAAGATATGCTACATAACAATCTAAAAACCATTAGAGggcaaataaatcagatttgaccGCTCAGACAAGTTTCTCGGCCAGGAATCAGAATTGTATCAGATTTCAAACCACACCCCCAAACATCTTCCCGCAGTGGTGGTAGGGGATGGAAGAGAGTAGTCTGACTGGCCTACATGCTGTGGTTGGTTATTGTTGGTCCATATGTCGTATAGGttagatcagtggttcccaactccggtcctcaaatatccccaacagtacacatttttattgtagccccagacaagcacacctgatggAACTTGTCAACTGATCATCAGGCtctcaatgagttgaatcaggtgagtttgtctggggctacaacCAAAATGTATGCTGTTGggaactggaggactggagttgggaaccactgcattAGATTCTACAATGTGGGTTAGCTGGGTTCACGTGAGGTACCCCTGCTCATACTTCTGATCATGTCCCAGTTCAGGTAAGTAGAGCACAGTATGTACCTAAAACACAGATATTACGCAGAGACAAGCCCAAGTCCAGGCAGCCTGAAGCGGGTTGTCTGCATTCTGTGTGCAACACACTTACGGGTCACACCATCACAACATCTGTTGAACTTCACACCTTTTCCATTCTGGGTTTGTGGCCTCTTCTAAGGAACCTAATAAAGCAGTCCTACACTCTATTCGTACTGGGCCTGCATTTTAATGGGGGCACAGACACTAAGGACTGTGACGGATACATGAGTCATCTTTCCCTTCTCGTCTATTTTTATGTTGACATAATTTGTTCTGAATTCTGACACACTCAGAATGCATTGGTTGGCTCATCCCAACCCAAGGCCAAGTATGAAATGAACAGACAGCTCTACATTGCATCTATTGATTTACTCATCGATTACGAGGTGACAATAAAATATGCTGCTGGACCCCTCGAGGTGACAATTAATACGATTTAGAACTGCAATAGCAACTCTCATAAAAGTGGTCCTCTGTGActcagctggtagagcatggtACTTGCAACACCATGGTTgcgggtttgattcccacgggggaccagtgtGAACATGAatccactcactactgtaagttgctctggataagagcgcctgCTAAAATGTAAAAGTAGTGTACATCTAACACCTTACTAACATGGTGACTAGCAGGTGTATTGTATTTTCACTTCAAATGATTGAGATTAGTATGATCGCAGAGCTTAGGGGGAATATTTTCCCTAGTGACAAAAGGCAGGGAAAGGATGAATTTGATGGTGTACTGTAGGCGTGAACATTCTTGCCCCTGCTCCTCCTTGTTTTCCTGTGTGTTTTGGTATGTATGcgaagtgtgcatgtgtgtgttttacacACCTGTTCTGGTAAGACTACGGAGACAGTTCTGTGCGCCCATGCCTGTGTGTACCAACGTCGATGCGCTGGCATGGCTGCTAAGGTCGATCACTGAGGGCGACGGTGTGGTCGGGGCTTGTGACCTACTTGACGTCTGGTGCTGGGACTGCGATTGGTGTGATTGGTGCTGGTGGACGGCGGTGGCGAGATCAGACGGAATGCCATTTTCCGACAGGAACTCGTCCAGATCCATGTACTCCAGCTGGAAATTGTCCTCATCGTAGGGGAGAGTCTTGTTCCACAGTGTGGGGCCAAGGAAGGCTGACTGTGGGGCACTCCTCTCCTCATCCAAattcttctccttctctcgctcCTTCCCAAACCCTAGAGAGAACACTGTTAGTACCAAGAcatatatttgtttttttttaacaatGCTGCTCTATCACAAGGCTTGTATTATATTGAATATGCAGCATATTTATTTCAGTTTATTGTATCTGTAATTTGGGAGAATAAAGTATCCGCTATGGCAGGGCTATTCAACTCTTCCCTTGTGAGGTCTGGAGcattctgtttttttgttctacctgataattaattgcacacacctggtgttccaggtctaaatcagttcatgattagaggggaacaattaaAAAAAAGcaaaagcagtggaactggctttggaGTCCAGAGTTGACATTTTGAGGGCTCTATGGTATCCACCAGCTCATTTTCAGGGTTAGCTGGTTTGGATAACTGTTTTTTGAGGAGCAAAAAAGCTAGTATATGGAAGTGAATCCCTGTACCTGCTTTAATAATGTTACTTCATAACAATATCTATCACCCAAAGTATCATGCTTGCAATCAATGAATCCATTGTACCAATATACATCACTGACAGCCACTGTGTTAGCGATATGATTAAGTACATTAATTTAGGAGTAAAAAAGTGAAGGGATAGTTCATTGCTAGCTAATTAACTTGTCAAATGTTTGTCAGCTGACTAATATCTGAAaacatagctactgtactggTGGGGATGGTTTGGCCAAATACAGATATGCACACCTTGGAATTTCCTCAGAAAATGATTCCAAGTATGTGACCAGGTAAAGACAATGAAGCAAATCATTATCAATTTGAtcgaacatttctaaaaatccaTGTATAGCCTAggccaggggtattcaactcttaccctatgaggtccggagcctgctgattttctgttctacctgatcattaattgcacccacctggtgtcccagatctaaatcagtccctgactaGAGGGGAACAGTGAAAAAACGCAGTGGgactggctttgaggtccagagttgaatTTGAGGGATCTTTAAAGTATATTTTAAATGCATTCTTTGGGATATTTACCTGGTACCAAAACAGGTCAAACACTGTAAAGGGGTTACATTTGGCAGTAGCTTACAGGCAGCTCGTAGCAAGTCAAATTATGcatttcatattacagtacacctactgtaatataaatacatctaattttattggtcacatacatagaAATGCGTTATCAAAGCAAGTACTGTGTAAtgacatacagtacaatactgtaAAATATTCTGTTTTATACTATAAAAAGGTCAATACTACCGTAATCGGAATTCAtaaatggatgaatgaatgaaattcaTTGAGGGGAGGGATTGTTTGTATTTCACAGTATTTTATTGTAATTACATGGGATCGATGCAAGCAGGTTGGCTGCTAGGTAAAGTATTTACACATTACAGTAGGTATATAAATGAATATTTGGTGTTTATATCATTTGTACTTATAGAGACTTTAAAGGCTTCCAAACTGGCAGTGACTAAAGGGCAAAACAGACCAAAAGGACATAGCAAAATGCTTAACCATTTGAGGGTTAAAACTAGATGCCAGTCCAATCTGTCTCCTAGACACATTTACAGGGCACTATAACCacattgcacattcatcttctgcacatctatctcttcagtgtttaattgctatattgtaattattttacaactatggcctattcattgccttacctcccttatcctacctcatttgcacacactgtatatagactttttaaaATTGAATGTATTGACtgaatgtttgtttattccatgtattGTGGTAttcctgtgttgttgtttgtgttgcactgctttgctttatcttggccaggtcccagttgtaattgagaacttgttctcaactagcctaccaggttaaataaaggtgaaatatatatatatatttttaaataggaGTTCAAATTGTACAGCATTCTCACACACAGATGCAACAGATATGGCCTCTTACAAGGAACGCCtaaaaatatgttaatgagccagaAACAACAACACCATACACACCCAATAGTAGTTAAAAGGTTTTTGGCACTCCaaaaatactgtactgtactgtattctgtgTGGCGGAATAACAGTACCATTCGAAATACAGCAATTCTTTGCCCAGGCCACAACATTTTCTCACAATTAACTATAATTTACAGTATGCTGCAGTAAAAAGTTTGAGTATTTTACTGTTGATAATACCCCAAATTACCGTATAATTGACAGTTTTCTGTTACAGTGTAGATACAAGTAACTTATCCTCTAAATAAACTACacaaaaatacataaataaacaatGGAATTTAAAAGAAAATTATATTTCTATACAAATTAGAATAATTTCAATTTAAGTTTACGTTGTTATATAGACTTGgaacataatataataataaaaaatacttATTTCTTACCTTCATTTTGGTGTTCATGTTTGAGGAAGGGTAGCTTCATGGGGTTCTCCAATAGAGACTTCAGTACGCAGTGATTCGACGCAGGTAGAAAACTTGGATTCACCGTGAGATGCCTGGACATTATTTTATCCATCACTTCTTCCTTTAGCTGTAAAAAATGCACTAAATCTGGTCCTGGGGTATAATTATGCAGATAGGCTAATACAAAATATTAAACAAAGCAAATAAATCTAAATCACAAGAATAGGTCGATTTAACCTGTTCAATTAGCCTAGCTGGAGAGAAAAATTAACTCAGTGGGCAGATTGCGTGCAAAGCTGGTTCCAGGGCCACCGGCTATTCCAAAATCGGCTGTCGTCTGCAGCAGAAGACTGATAGCGTTCAAGAAGACAGATAGCGTTCACCCATTCCATTCATACCATATGTGAGAACCGAGGTATGTGACGTCAAACCCTGAGAGATACCGCCCCTCTTTCCTcgggtgtgtgcgtgcgcgcgctcgtgtgtgtgtgtgtgtgtgtgtgtgtgtgtgtgtgtttcccgaCCAATTCATCATTACAATGAAAGAGGCCAGTGTTAAAAAGTGATTAAACGCCACTCGGAAGTTCATTCCGGTCTTTATTCGGTCTGTCGTGAAAGTTACCTATGTGctactacagtatattataatagacATAGTCTTATGCCCTGTGGCCTATAATTTATCATAATGTTTAACAGGGTTCAAAGAAGCAGACATTGCAGGGCTATTCATCACCAGAATGCGCACAGAGAGTAATAGGCCTATTGGCATAATATCCGAGTTTGTGTGTAGAAAATCTAATTAAACTGTTATAACATTGTGTAGGCATAAATTGGCCCTTGTTTCATAATAGGTGCAAGGTGCCATCCGTTTTGAATCCCTTGTTCTCTATGAGAAACGCATCCTCATATGTGAAACACATGACAGATTCGCTTTAAATTAGGCTTTGATTTGTTCCCACATACATACAAGAACAAATGCATTTTGAGACTATTTAAAAGCGCTTTCGTCATATTTCAAACGAGGAACTGTGAGAGcgcattttttttttatacagagCGCTTTTTTCGTCGGTCACGCATTGAACGCACGGAACAAACCCTGTTCACCCAAGAACAGAGTGGAATGATTGGTCACGTGCGTGGGCGCGGTTGACCTACTTTTGCCCAATAGCAGAGCGAGATATCCTGCGCTCGCTGCTCACCCCCTCCCTAGCCGGTTCTCACATTGAACCCCTCATGTGCCTTTGCCCGGGGAGAAAAACAACTCAATCTCACACAGTACTGGGGAATAAAAAAGGGTCCATACTCCTTGAAATAAGCCGTTTAGGCCTACAAATGAACAACTGCAGGATCCTCAACCTGAGCGCTGTCTTCTGCTGTCAGAATCCTCAACAGCACCAGATCAACTGATCTCATCACAGCAGTagtggtgcgtgggtaaaattACTGAGGAAACcaagccagaaaaaaagccatattacaaacTTTTTTGTGGTAATTgcttgtttgctctataacctggtAATTCATCTGCCTTGCAatcgtgatatataggcctaatgcCGAGAAAATTAGAAGACACAGTCTCAGAAtgaattcaaccacacctttgttttaaAACAAAAGCGGAGAGCAACTGTCCcatgaagtccacaaagcatattgcatgtaacaaagagttacatgacctacagcatggtcaagcaagttaatgtttccaacaatttcagactactaaacaactattgatttagaaccatggaAAGTTATCAAATgttgcaaagaaaacaggagctgcttcCATTATTTCAGCATCATTTCATCTTcgacatcatcaaatcacctgtctaatacagtgacaattaAAATATATCAAAAACAATGTAGTCCAATCaacataagctaaatatgatgtgactgttcatggtactgatttctgtctgtctgtgtgtgtttgtgtgtgtgttcgtgcaagtagaaaaaaacatgttgacaccctacttgtagagaaatgccaatgccatccgcctctctttcatgttgacaaaACGATCTATGACTCTGTTATACAGTACATGCTTTTatgttttgttgtcctaggctagcTGGCTAAAAatcttgctcgctagcctaacttcctgtcatgggcaacgttagctagttaacattagccttctacatctagctacatattgaacttccatcctctcaggccaggggcacaatgtatgaatgtatggttagatcagaatcggcgttataatcattggccagtacggacAATGAAGTAAAACAACAATTCCGAATCCCTAACTCCATCCATGGAAATTTAGGAAAgagacaattttagctagctagctatccacctgaggagatgcaacaattcaagttgtttctgtcaaATCCGTATTGCTCTTGAtatgatgtgatgtgattggagtgaagccaaatccaaactggcttcccatGATACTTTTTTTTGGtgcaccaggaccattcacagttgagctcactaaGTTTAGCTCAAGTTGGCTATTATTGGCTATtatgattggctattattttatacttttttatcaagggaggccaaatgctggCAAGCTTCACTTGAAATCAATGCTACGGGCACTGTTTTACTCGCTTGGATGCTTTCTCAAGTGAAATACATTCAGACTCTTGTGAATTGAAGGAACATTataaaacacagagagacaaaagataaattactttttttaaatgtattggcCCATTTTTTGTAGAAGTATTGCCTCCCTTGCCATCCA
The Oncorhynchus nerka isolate Pitt River linkage group LG28, Oner_Uvic_2.0, whole genome shotgun sequence genome window above contains:
- the hlfb gene encoding HLF transcription factor, PAR bZIP family member b, whose translation is MDKIMSRHLTVNPSFLPASNHCVLKSLLENPMKLPFLKHEHQNEGFGKEREKEKNLDEERSAPQSAFLGPTLWNKTLPYDEDNFQLEYMDLDEFLSENGIPSDLATAVHQHQSHQSQSQHQTSSRSQAPTTPSPSVIDLSSHASASTLVHTGMGAQNCLRSLTRTALPSRNTPSPIDPESIQVPMSYEPDPADLALSSVPGQEMFDPRKCKFAPEELKPQPMFKKARKVLFPDDMKDDRYWVRRKKNNVAAKRSRDARRLKENQIAIRAGFLEKENSALRMEVGDLRRELGRTKNIVVKYQATHGPL